In Dryobates pubescens isolate bDryPub1 chromosome 8, bDryPub1.pri, whole genome shotgun sequence, a genomic segment contains:
- the COL8A1 gene encoding collagen alpha-1(VIII) chain, with amino-acid sequence MAVLLFPVQLLTVAVTIYLELVRSAQGGAYYGIKQLPPQVPQYQPLGQQVPHMPLGKEGIPMQHMGKEVPHMQYGKEYPHLPQYMKEVPQMPLLGKDMAPKKEKEIPMRSLRGEQGPPGEPGPRGPPGPPGLPGHGVPGAKGKPGPQGYPGIGKPGLPGMPGKPGVMGPPGPRGEMGPKGEIGPMGIPGPQGPPGPHGLPGIGKAGAPGLQGQPGPKGEPGLKGPPGAPGIPGPKGEKGVGIPGLPGLKGPPGLPGPPGPIGLPGVGKPGMVGFPGPQGPLGKPGPPGELGLQGPPGAPGIQGPPGLPGVGKPGQDGVPGQPGFPGGKGEQGLPGPPGPPGMPGVGKPGFPGPKGERGMGGLPGPLGPKGEKGHAGPPGMGGPPGEPGQPGLPGIMGPPGAAGFPGPKGEGGAVGPPGPVGPKGEPGLQGFPGKPGFPGEVGAPGLRGLPGPTGPKGEAGHKGLPGLPGVPGLMGPKGEPGLPGAQGLQGPSGIPGIAGPSGPIGPPGLPGAKGEPGLPGPPGFPGMGKPGAAGLQGPPGKPGALGPPGQPGLQGPPGPPGPPGPPVIIPPTPPAVGQYLPEAGPGVEGLKPPYGYKGKKGKAGGVVYEMPAFTAELLTPFPRVGVPVKFDKLLYNGRQNYNPQTGIFTCEIPGIYYFAYHVHCKGASVWVALFKNNEPLMYTYDEYKKGFLDQASGSAVVQLMHGDKVYVQMPSEQAAGLYAGQYVHSSFSGYLLYPM; translated from the exons atggctgtgctgctcttccctgtgcagctgctgacaGTGGCTGTCACCATTTACCTAGAGCTGGTGAGGTCTGCTCAAGGTGGTGCCTACTATGGGATCAAGCAGCTGCCACCCCAGGTGCCCCAGTACCAACCTCTTGGACAACAAGTACCTCACATGCCACtgggcaaagaaggcattccaATGCAGCACATGGGCAAGGAGGTGCCCCATATGCAGTACGGGAAAGAATACCCCCATCTGCCTCAGTACATGAAGGAGGTCCCACAGATGCCTCTGCTTGGCAAGGACATGGCTCCCAAGAAAGAGAAAG AAATACCCATGCGCAGTCTGAGGGGTGAGCAAGGTCCCCCTGGCGAGCCTGGACCAAGAGGGCCGCCAGGGCCACCAGGATTACCAGGTCACGGTGTGCCAGGAGCCAAAGGAAAACCAGGGCCACAAGGATACCCAGGAATTGGGAAGCCGGGTCTGCCTGGGATGCCAGGGAAACCGGGGGTCATGGGGCCCCCAGGGCCGAGAGGGGAGATGGGGCCAAAGGGGGAGATTGGGCCCATGGGAATACCCGGGCCACAAGGACCACCAGGGCCTCACGGGCTTCCCGGCATAGGGAAAGCAGGTGCACCGGGGCTGCAGGGACAACCAGGGCCAAAGGGTGAGCCTGGCCTGAAGGGCCCCCCGGGAGCCCCTGGGATCCCAGGGCCAAAAGGGGAGAAGGGCGTCGGGATCCCAGGTTTACCGGGGCTGAAGGGTCCACCCGGGCTGCCTGGCCCCCCTGGTCCCATAGGGCTGCCAGGGGTTGGCAAGCCAGGCATGGTTGGCTTCCCTGGCCCACAGGGACCCCTGGGCAAACCTGGCCCCCCAGGAGAGCTAGGGTTGCAGGGgcccccaggggctcctgggATCCAAGGCCCTCCCGGCCTGCCTGGAGTGGGCAAACCTGGCCAGGATGGGGTCCCTGGCCAGCCGGGCTTCCCAGGGGGCAAAGGGGAGCAAGGCCTCCCAGGCCCACCGGGGCCCCCCGGCATGCCCGGAGTCGGGAAGCCAGGCTTCCCCGGACCCAAAGGCGAGCGTGGCATGGGAGGCTTGCCAGGGCCCTTAGGAccaaagggggagaaggggcatGCAGGCCCACCTGGCATGGGGGGGCCGCCAGGGGAGCCAGGCCAGCCGGGACTGCCAGGCATCATGGGCCCCCCAGGGGCCGCTGGCTTCCCAGGACCTAAAGGAGAGGGTGGTGCCGTGGGGCCACCAGGACCAGTGGGCCCCAAGGGCGAACCCGGCCTGCAGGGGTTCCCAGGGAAGCCAGGCTTTCCTGGGGAAGTGGGGGCCCCTGGGCTGCGGGGGCTGCCAGGCCCCACAGGACCCAAAGGAGAAGCCGGCCACAAAGGCTTGCCTGGGCTGCCAGGTGTCCCAGGGCTCATGGGGCCCAAAGGTGAGCCAGGGCTccctggtgcccaggggctTCAGGGCCCCTCAGGCATCCCCGGCATAGCAGGGCCCAGTGGTCCCATTGGGCCCCCGGGGCTGCCAGGGGCAAAGGGAGAGCCTGGCCTACCTGGACCCCCTGGCTTCCCTGGCATGGGCAAacctggtgctgcagggctgcagggcccccCAGGGAAGCCTGGTGCACTTGGTCCCCCCGGCCAGCCAGGCCTTCAGGGGCCACCCGGACCCCCTGGGCCTCCAGGTCCCCCAGTCATCATTCCACCGACTCCACCAGCTGTAGGACAGTACCTGCCTGAGGCAGGGCCGGGTGTAGAAGGCCTCAAGCCCCCCTATGGCTACAAGGGCAAGAAAGGCAAGGCTGGTGGTGTTGTCTATGAGATGCCTGCATTCACAGCCGAGCTCCTCACTCCTTTTCCCCGGGTTGGGGTTCCTGTGAAGTTTGACAAGCTCCTCTACAATGGCCGGCAGAACTACAACCCCCAGACAGGGATCTTCACCTGCGAGATCCCTGGTATCTACTACTTCGCCTACCACGTCCACTGTAAAGGGGCCAGTGTCTGGGTGGCGTTGTTCAAGAACAACGAGCCCTTGATGTACACCTACGATGAGTACAAGAAGGGCTTCCTTGACCAGGCTTCGGGCAGCGCTGTCGTCCAGCTGATGCACGGAGACAAGGTTTACGTTCAGATGCCATCCGAGCAGGCGGCAGGACTCTATGCCGGGCAGTACGTTCATTCATCTTTTTCAGGATATTTATTGTATCCCatgtaa